GAAGGAGGATTTAGAATCTGAAGATGGCAAGTCTAGGGGCGACAAGAGTGGAAAGGGGTCAAAAAGTAGAAGCTTGAGCGATTTGCTTCTACCAACAGAGACTCCATATTTGACCCCTCTTGCTTCTCCTTCCTTTTTAACTCCCCCTCTTAATCCTATGAACTCTTACAATCAGCATGGATTCAACCCTCGGTTTGAATCAATGGTAGATGCAGAATTTAACAGGATAAAGTCTTCTCCCCCTCCAAAATTCAAGTTCTTGCTGGATGCAGAGGAGAAACTAATAAGAAAGATAACGGAGGAAGCCAAAGAAAAGGTTCGTAACACGGATGTGTTTGTCCATGACAACAGAGATACAGCTTCCCCGTCAAAGTTTCACGAAAACGATGAAGATGGGTCTTTCATCACAATCATTGTTGATAAGCACAAAGAAAGAGAGCTTAATCAACATGCACAGAAGTGCCATTCAAGCACTTCACAGGTACTTCCTCTGGCTTCTTCACCTTCACCATTCCGATCACCGGTTAACAAAGAAACCCAGTTTACATTAAAGTTCCATTAACCAAAAAGAAATGGGTCTGTCTTCCATTTTTTACCCCCCccatgtaatattttattagatattttcaTGTTTGTCGGGTTCTTGGGTTCATTTTATTTCTCATGGCCATGTTTGGGGATGCAATTACAAGATAACATGCTTAACCCTTGtgcattttatctttaaattttcaaGGTGGGGAACAACATTCTCTGCTACATGATGTTGAGAGGTGGGTCTGATGCATGTGGGTGACCTGTggagttatttgttttattcaaTCTCCATGTCTCCTGAATTGTCCAACACCCGTAATCATTCTTGTGAAGCCCTTTGCCCCttctgaattttcttttctcagtCTTTTAGTGTTTTTTTGCTTATCCGAAAGGTTTTTGGTTAAAAGAAGATTTTAGCAAAAAGGCAAGGGGCTAATATAAGTATCACggataaacaattcaacaaaGTGACAAAAGTATCAAAGTAAGGTGAAACAGGACTTTGGTGGGCCAGCAAGAATTCTAGAGTTTACATGGTTGTAGCTCTCAAGAAAGTGACAAAATTGGAAAATAGGGGATGGTGAGATGGCCCTTCGGCTTTTCCTAAACAACAAAGTAAGCTAGCTAATGCCCGTGAAAACGTCTCCTGGTAATTGACCGAAAGCTAACCCCACCTTGATGAATCATCATTCACAACCTTTAATCAGATATTCAACATGATTTGattattgctttattttattttatttttaaattctattcGTGGTATCCGGGTAAGATCGCTTACATAAGATGgtcaaatcaatatatatatatataaattaagatttCGTTTGATTGCAAGACTCAATTGATATCAACTTAGTTCAGtcaaattttaagttaagtctaacattcaaacacctaattctcaaattactaaacttatttcaactcaacatttCCTTACATGTGAGActtacaacatttttcaacttagcACATATTTATACTTGagactcacaactttttttaatttctcataaataatactaaacttattataacatccaaacacatgaTAACCTCCACATAATTCACTTTATctattcaactcattactattcataaaaaactcaactcagcaTCTAAACACAGCCTAACAcaactcactattattaataaaaaactcaGCCGGACATTTTCAAGTGTTATTATGATGTGAAGGGTTACGCGTAGCAACACTATTGAAGCTAACATTATCCCACtacttgttttttgtttttgtttcttcaaAGGGTTGCGGTCAACATTGCTATGTTACTCAACGATAATGATCTTGACAAGGTCAATCACAGGGCAATTTCATTCAATGCTTTACAcagaataaaaatgttttagacCATACACATACAAGATTACATCTCATGAGAAATctacattaaatgaaaaaaaaaagaagctatcTCACTTGAATTAAAAAACCAACACCGCTTGCCCAATTTGGTATGTCAGTGCAGCCAATTCCGGATGACTGTCACAAAGCCAACCTCCGTATCAAGTCATAGTCCTGTGGCAGCCAGATCTGTCATTCCCAACTCAACACAAAGCGAGTTCATACCTAATTCTCCCAAGAGGCTGAATGCGGTAAATCCATAGTAGGAGTGGTACAAATCTGGCACTTGCCCAGGGAACTTACTGAAACCTCCATACTGGTTCAGGGACAATTTAAGCAACAAAATCAGAATTTCAACAGAGATTTATTAGGTAAATTAATACTCAATGATACTCATCCAGAAAGTCCAAAACATCATCAGTCGTTTTTCACATTGCGTGCACATGTTTTGATACTGTACCTATCGGGGAAAAACTTTTATTACGTTTGCCattggttttaactttttttttttattgataaacagTTCTTACCACAATTTTTTACCATTCCAaacttgtatttattattattatttttgtccaTGCATCATTGATTCACCTGTCAACTGACCATACTTTCCATTACTATGCATTGGGCATACAGCTAGAAGAAAATACATG
This window of the Juglans regia cultivar Chandler chromosome 12, Walnut 2.0, whole genome shotgun sequence genome carries:
- the LOC108983503 gene encoding uncharacterized protein LOC108983503, which gives rise to MKSLSSVGLALSVVFGCLFLALVAELYYLLWWKKKLTHREMENDYSGPARELFYMFCWKRSSSVRHTALDPQEIRSSVGITDTLAHEPEGQLHVQSNKSFLLKPFEDDDMEAEFTRLQNLSGPPRFLFTIIEETKEDLESEDGKSRGDKSGKGSKSRSLSDLLLPTETPYLTPLASPSFLTPPLNPMNSYNQHGFNPRFESMVDAEFNRIKSSPPPKFKFLLDAEEKLIRKITEEAKEKVRNTDVFVHDNRDTASPSKFHENDEDGSFITIIVDKHKERELNQHAQKCHSSTSQVLPLASSPSPFRSPVNKETQFTLKFH